In Cryptomeria japonica chromosome 10, Sugi_1.0, whole genome shotgun sequence, a genomic segment contains:
- the LOC131063375 gene encoding nudix hydrolase 16, mitochondrial isoform X2 encodes MVTPHRGEGFLFPKGGWETNETQEAAACREALEEAGVSGVIMNCLGSWEFTSKSCQDEHGLQRKVYMYLLHVTEELDSWPEDAVRERKWVPVTEAMGLCKNEWMREALVKFTDCLEGGDTLCSSPVSGDDSASDSLSHVSDEQPSEQPACEETVPAPAGILSDNAASDDEAPSCTTEENTSSSSD; translated from the exons GGAGGGTGGGAGACCAATGAAACACAAGAAGCAGCAGCATGTCGAGAAGCTTTAGAAGAGGCTGGGGTGAGCGGAGTTATTATG AATTGTTTGGGTTCATGGGAATTCACAAGCAAAAGTTGCCAAGATGAACATGGTTTACAACGTAAGGTTTATATGTATCTGCTGCATGTCACCGAGGAGTTGGACTCATGGCCTGAAGATGCTGTTCGTGAGCGGAAATGG GTCCCAGTGACAGAAGCAATGGGCCTCTGTAAGAATGAGTGGAtgcgtgaagctcttgtaaagtttACAGATTGTCTTGAAGGTGGAGATACCTTATGTTCATCGCCTGTATCTGGTGATGATTCGGCCTCAGATTCTCTCTCACATGTCTCAGATGAACAACCTTCAGAGCAGCCTGCATGTGAGGAAACGGTCCCTGCGCCTGCAGGTATTTTAAGTGATAATGCTGCCAGTGACGATGAAGCTCCAAGCTGCACGACAGAGGAAAACACAAGTTCTTCTTCTGATTGA